CCGAATATACATCTAACGATCTCGTGGAAATTGTGCAGAATTATTTTAAGGATAAGCCGCTGACATTTGAGAAACAGCGTGAATTGGCCTTAACCGTTATCAGTAAAGTGACTGCCATCCGTATTGATGCTACAACTGGGCGCAGCAGTGTCCCTGAAATTGATGTACATTTAACTTTTGTGGGCGTTTGAGGTGAGGGTCTTTCATCTCCCAGGGGACGTTCCAGACATACTCAACCAGCCGGTGGTCACAATACGGTACGCGGACCTCCAGACCAAAAGCCATGCTCATTCGGTCTTTCCGGTCAAGCAGTGTCGGCATCCAGCGAGTTAAACTTAAATAAAAAATTTCCCTCATTCTAGCCGCATGAGCGTCTTCCCCCGGCAGCCTGGGAACCTCTGCCAACGCTGCCTGATAACGCTCATTCACATATTCTCCGGAACGAATGGACGCATTCACTTCCGGCGACAGCCATTCCCGGCGCATTTCCGGATGAGGCGCCCAGGGGAACGTACCTGATTTCAGCATATCCTGCCGGTAAAACCAGGGATACCCGCCAAAAACCTCATCGGCACATTCACCGGATAAAGCGACGGTAGCGCCCTTCTTAATTTCACGGCAAAACAGATATAAGGAGGTATCCACATCCGCCATTCCCGGCAGATCGCGGGATATGGCCGCGTTAGGCAGACTTTGGACAAGCTCCGGCGTATCCAGAAGCACATTATGGTGGCAGGTGCCGAAGTGTTTGGCTACTTTTTCCACCCAGGGAGCATCGGCATTCGGCTGAAAGCTGCTGGCCTTAAAATAGCGGTCATTATCCAGATAGTCAACCGAATAGGTATCAACCGCTCCCAATCCATCCTTCTGATACGAATAAGCCGTTAACGCCGTGAGAGCGCTGGAGTCCAAGCCGCCGGACAATAACGTACATACGGGGACATCGGCTACCAGCTGCCGTTTTACCGTATCTTCCAGCAAATTTCTCACAGTCTCCACTGTGGTTTTAAAATCATCGGTATGTGACTTGCTGTTTAGCTTCCAATACTGAGTGATATACAGTCCGTTTTCGTTATAGACGGCACAGTGTCCCGGCTTTAATTCAAAGACATCGCGGAATACGCCGTGTCCCGGCGTACGCGCCGGACCGAGCATAAAAACCTCGGCCAAACCTTCGGCATTAATTTCCGGCTTGATAGCCGGATTAGCCAACAACGCTTTCAGCTCCGAACCAAAAATCAGACCGTCTCCCCGCCTGGCATAAAACAAAGGCTTAACGCCGATACGGTCACGGGCTAAAAAGAGATGCTGCCGGAATTCATCCCAAATGCCGAAAGCAAATATACCGTTAAACCGTTCTACGCAGTCACTCCCCCACTCCATATAAGCAGTCAGCAGTATCTCGGTATCGCAATGGGTGGTAAAACCATAGCCCCGGGATTCCAGATCCTGCCGCAATTCCGCTGTGTTATACAACTCGCCGTTATAAGTAATGGCATAGCTGTATTGGCCGCGCTTTCGAATCATCGGCTGGGCGCCGTTCTCCGGATCCACTACACTCAGTCTCCTGTGTCCCAAAGCCGCATGGGGTGCAAAATACATACCGGAAGCGTCCGGTCCCCGCGCCGACAGCTTCTCCACCATAGCCGCCAGCGTTTGGCGCTCTTTTGTCAAATCCAGCTTCCAGTCAATCCAGCCGGCAATTCCACACATGTAGACTCAACTCCCCCTGTACTATCTCACATTGAATTTTATCGGGATATAGTATGCCTAACCCAGGTGAGTTGCTACAAATGATTGAAACCAAAACCGGCCTCGTCGATAACGAAGCCGGTTTTGGTTTCCCGCTGCAATAATAAAACATACCGATAATCCTTCTTATTCCGGTTTTGCGTGTTTCGCTTCTTCTTCGGCAAAGAATTTTTCCGCCGTTTCGCCATGCAGCAATGTTCCCAAACTGCCGGCCAAATTCTCAGGCTCCATGACGCAAATCCATCCCTGTCCATAGCAATCGTCATTCAATAGTTTAGGATTGGTTGTAAGGGCCGAATTGGTCTCAAGAACCTTTCCATTCATAGGAACCTTAAGCTTACCGGCCCATTTTCCTGATTGAATGGAACTTAAGGTAGCCCCTGCCGCCAGCGTCTTGCCGACTCTCGGTACACGAATAAAGGTGATCTCGCCAGCCAGCTGCTGCATAAAATCACTGATGCCAATTCGAACGGTATTTCCCTCTAGCTTGATCCAGGCATGATCTTCCGTATAATACAGCTCTTGTGGAATAACATATTTTGACATCTTCATCCTCCTTGCCAAATACTTTCTCTTTAGAATTTCCCTCTTGTCAAGGTAAAATACATGCAGAAGCAATGCAGCCGCTATAACGTTCCGGCTATTTTCTGAAATTTTTAGTAATTTATTCAAATCAGATTAGCGCAACAAAAAGTGAGTATTCAACTAAAGAACACTCACTAAAAAGCATTGCACAATTTTCCCTTGTCTATTCCGGTGCTGAATAAGGTATCGCTTTTTATTAAAATTGAAGCTTAATTACTTTTTATTTCCACACCCATGTTCTTTTCGTAGATCCGGGCAATGGCGCAATGATCCTCGTTGACTTTGCCGTCATCTTCCATTTCATTCATATAATCAAGAACCATTTTAGACAGGGGAATCGCCACGCCCAGTTCTTCGGCCAGATGAACCGCATTTTTCAGATCCTTCTGGTGTACGGCAATTCTGGCGCTTGCCGTAAAATCCCGGCTGATAATTTTCGGTACCTTGCCGTCTAAGACTTTGCTCCCGGCAAACCCATCCTTAATCGCCTGAAAAAGAACCTGGGGGTCAAGTCCTGCCTTGACTGCAAAGGCAAAGCTTTCGCATACTGCGCCAATATTACAACCCACGATCATATTATTGGCAAGTTTGGCAACACAGCCGCAGCCTGTTGATCCCATATAGGTGGCGGAGCTTCCCACACAAAGCAGCAGCGGCTTCACTTCGTCAAATATTTCCTGATCGCCGCCGCACATCAGCACAAGGCTTCCGGCAATCGCTCCGGATTCTCCTCCGCTGACCGGAGAATCAAGCAGTCTCACGTTCTTTGCTTTTGCTTTGGGATACATTTCCCGTATCACATTAGGAGCGGTTGAACTGAGATCGACAATGATGATTCCCTGTCTGCCTGCGGCAAGAATTCCCTCTATATTTGCTTTTACAAGGTCATTAGTCGGCAGGCAGAGGAAAATGATATCGCATTGCTGATAAATTTCTTTCACTTCATCGACCAGTACGCCGCCGTTTTTCTTAAATTGATTTTTCTGCTTTTCCGAAATATCGAAAGCCATAACCGATTGTCCGCTTTTTTTCACCAAATTGCTGGCCATGGGAAGTCCCATAATTCCTATTCCGACAAACCCGATTTTTTTCACAACAATCCCTTCCTTCATATAAGATACTGACATGGACAGCCTTTATCTATGCCGGCGACTTACGTAAAATCCAAGCAATTATTTCATTTTTTTCACTGCCGCGACGATATCTTCCACCTGAGGCGCCACAAATTGTTCCAATGGCGGGCTGAACGGAATCGGCACATGGCGAAGTCCCAGCCGTACCGGCGGCGCATCCAGTTCATCCAGCAAAGTTTCACAAATGTAGGCTGTTATCTCCGCACCGACACCGCCAATCTTTGGCGACTCATGAACCACCATGACTCTGTGAGTCCTGGCAACAGACTCGGCGATCCCCTCCCGGTCATAGGGGAAGATCGTCCGGAGATCAAGAACTTCAACCGAAATATGATCCTCTTTCTCCAATTGTTCCGCCGCTTTCAGCACCTTTTGAATCATAGCGGAATAGCTGATAATCGTTACGTCCTTGCCGGAACGAAGAATATTGGCTTTACCGATTGGTGTAAAATATTCTTCTTCCGGCACTTCTCCCATCTGGCCGAACAATCGTTTGTGCTCAAAATACATCACCGGATCATCGCTGCGTATGGCCGACTTCAGCAAACCTTTTGCGTCTGCCGGATTAGAGGGGATCACCACTTTCAACCCGGGAACATGCAGAAACCAGGCTTCTACCGATTGACTGTGCTGAGCGGCAGCCGAACGAATAATTCCGTCAGGGGCCCGTACGACTAGCGGCACCGCCGTCTGCCCGCCGAACATATAGCGGATTTTGGCGATTTGATTAAACACTTCGTCCATAGCCACACCGAGAAAATCGGCAAAATGCATATCAATCACCGGACGGCAGCCGTTCAGGGCCGATCCAAGTCCGGCGCCGACAATGGCCGTTTCGGAAATCGGCGTATCCCGCACCCGTTCCAGACCGAATTCCTGGGGCAGTCCTTTGAACTGGCCAAAAATACCGCCTTGCCGGGCGATATCCTCTCCCATCACAAACACAGTGGAATCACGGCGCATTTCTTCCGCCATGGCTTCTAACGTTGCTTCGGAAAATGTGATTTTACGCATCGTGCCACACCCCTTCCACAAACAAATCTTCCAGTGCTTCCTCCGGTTCCGGCCAGGGACTTTCTTCCGCGTATTTCACAGCAGCTTCAATTTCAGCCGCTGCCGCCGCATCCAGAGAATCCAGTTCTGCCTGTGTCATGCTTTTGTCGGCCAGCACCTTTTCTTTGAACCGCTTAATCGGACAATTGCCTTTCTGGGCTTCCACCTCTTGTTTCGAACGATACTTTTCCGGATCACCGACAAAATGGCCCTTAATCCGGTATGTTTTCGCTTCAATAAAAGTGGGACCTAAGCCGCTTCTGGCCCGCTCTACAGCCGTTTTTGCCACTTCATAGACAGCAAATACATTATTGCCGTCCACAACGACTCCCGGAATTCCATAACCATGGGCCCGATCCGATACGTTTTCCACATTACAGGTGGTACGATAAGGCGTTGTGGATGCATATTGATTCAGCTCCAAAACAAAAATAACCGGCAGCTTCCAGGCAGAAGCCAAGTTGACTGCTTCATGGAAAGTCCCCCGGTTAGAGGCGCCGTCGCCGAAAAAGCAGACGGCAACCTGTCCTGTTTGCCTCAATTTCGCTGCCAGTGCGGCACCGGTAGCAAGATTATAGCCGCCACCGACTACACCGTTAGCCCCCAACATGCCGATGCTGAAATCGGCAATATGCATCGAACCGCCTTTACCTTTGCAGTAGCCGGTCTTCTTGCCAAAGATCTCGGCCATCATCCGCTGAATATCCGCTCCTTTGGCAATACAGTGTCCATGCCCCCGGTGGGTGCTGGTAATTAAATCCGTTTTCGCCAGATTCGAACAAACGCCGGTAGCAATTGCCTCCTCTCCGATGTATAGGTGAATGAATCCAGGCAGGACTCCGCCGAGGAATAAATCATTTGCCTTTTCCTCAAAGTGCCGGATTCTTACCATGGTACGGTAAAAATGGGTTAACATTTCTTTGTCAAAATCCATAACATTACCTCCTCCTCCCTATGTTCGCCTTTATTAAAAATCGGTCAGTATGCCGCAGCATACTTCACGATAGGCTACGGAATAACCGCGGGATAACACATAATCCACCGTTTCTCTGGCCGGATAAGCAATGGCGGCAAATCCGGCATCCACAGCATAGCGTTCAGCTGTTCTGGCGTACTCACCCGCCGGACGGGCACATCCCAAAGCAATCGGCAGAGACGACAGCTTTTCCCTGGCGGCCTGAAATACAGCTGCCACTTTCGCTAAATCAGGCGGCGGACATTGAGCCATGTCAGTACCCGGCAACGATTTTAGGATGACCAATACAAGACTGTCGGCTCCTTCGGCGGCAACCATATCCAGGGCAGTATACTCACCGCGAATTTCACCGTAATGCAGGCCAATCACGATATGGGGTGACGTTTTCAGCCCGGCATTCCGGGCGGCTTGCAGACTGCGGCGATAATCTTCCGGCGTCTTGTCCAGATGATAAACCTGCCGAATCGTCGCTGCATCGCCAATCAAATCCAGCGCTACCCTGTCCACCCCCGCGTCAGCCAATATATCAGCTAACTTCGTCGTAAGCAGGCCAGGATGAACCACAACCTTTAACCCCAGCGCGCTGACTTTCTTTAATGCTGCGCCAAACCGTTCCAGGGGAACACTGCCATCCCTGCAGGCGCCGCCGCTGACCAGAATCCCCTTGCAGCCTTCGGCGGCCAGTTTTTGCGCCTGGGCAAGCAGCAGCTCCGGCTCGGCAGCTGACAGCATGCCGGACAGCATGCTGCCGTTGCAATGAGCACAGCGGCATTGGCATTGGGTTCCGGTTACGCTGATATTGACAAAAGAGCGGGGCGTGTTGGTATAAAGGCCATTGTCATAATGCCGGGACCCGGGAGCATAAAAGACCATCTGCCGTTTTTCCGTTCCCGCCCCTGGTTCAGCAGAATGTTCCATCAGCCTGATTGTCACCTCCCGCTCCCTTTATTCCCTGAAAAATCTGCCGGCGGATGAGCGCCATATCCTGACTGTTGGGAGTAACCGGGTAGTTGCGCAGTACCGGGCCCGGCCGTTCATTGCCATAAGGCCGGTTGCAGGCTGCACAGCCTGTGCTGTCGGGACAGCCGGAGGTCATAAAGGGAATACCGGCGGCGAGGTCTTCTCCCAGCAATTCGGCAATCGGCCGGCCATAGCCGACGATTTGTCCCCGATCATTATATTGAAATGCGTTGGCAGCGATGATTTGGTGATTCAAAAGATAGATTGCCAGCTGGATTCGCCGGTATTGCCCCAGCTCAGGCGGCGCATGGTGAGCCAAAGCACTGCCCGGCTCCGGGCAAAACGAAAACAAATGAGCTTCGGCGCCGCGCCGGACAGCATTTTGAATAGCATCAACCATCTGCTGCTCGGTTTCACCCAAACCGACGATCAGATGAATACTGACCTTGCCCCGGCCAAATACCTGCACCGCGTGATCAACGGTTCCCCAGTATTTACTCCACTGATGAGGTCCCCTTACCTGTTTCCCCCGAAACTTAGCAAAAATTTCCGGCGTTGCCGCATCGACAGCGATGCCTACCCAATCAACTCCTGCCGCTTTCAGCTGGGAAAAATAATGAATCGTATCCGGAATCAACGTGGGAGATACTAATACGCTGACCGGTAAAGGAACAGCTTCCCGCAGCTGTTTTGCTACAGCGATGCTATCCTGTTCGGCCCGGGGATGAGTAATCATTGATATGCAAATCCGGCCGAATGATTTATGCCGCGGCGGCTGCTCCTGCTGCTGCTTTAATATGGCGGTGATTTGCGACAATGGGTATACCGGCCATTTTACCCGAATAAAAGTCTGTCCCTCCACCACTGGGGAACGTTCCCTAGCCAAACCGCAATAACTGCAGTTTGCCTTGCAGCCATCCGGATAAGTCAGCAGCAAGTTTAAACTTCCGGGATAAGCGTCCCGGTAAAACCGTCCCGGCTCCAGTCCCAGGGCCATAGCACCGGCAAGACTGGTCTGCACATATTCCGGACTTGTAAGTTGATTGACAGATGTCATGGTTCGCCTCCGAGATGGTACATAGTATAGTTACCTTCGATAATATTCTGAAAATGATATCCAGCTATGATGAATTACGTCTGAAAAAGGCCTTTCCCCCGCTGTCCAAGCTTCATCGCGCCGTACTATCGCTTGCCGGGCCTTAGTCAGATAAATGCCGAACTCTTCCTGCAAGGCCGCTGTATATTCGGCGGCGATTTTTTCTGCCTGGTTAGGAAAATACCGCTGAATGACACCGGCTGCCAGTTCTCCGCTCCTGACTGCTGCCATGATTCCCGCTCCGGTGATAGGATGTGCACAGCCGGCGGCATCTCCGGCCAAAAGCAAGCCGTCTCCGGCTAACCGGGCAGCCAGGCCGCCTGCCGGTATGAGCCCGGCGGTCCGGGTATGAATGGTACAGTCGGTTATGATCTGCTTGGCGGCTATTGTCTGGCAAAACCGATTGAGCCAGACTTCTAATTGACCCCGGCAGGAGGGATGCGCGGCCAAGCCTACATTCGCGTATTTCCCTTTGGGAAATATCCAGGCATAACCGCCATAAAGCCATGGTTCAAAATGAACTTCCACATTCTTCATGGGATGCGTCAATGTCATTTCATACTGCAAGGCCACGCTGGTTTCCTGCCGGGGATTTCCCAGCCACCCGGCGACGGCTGAGCGGGGTCCGTCACAGCCGACAAGCAGGCGGCAATTAACTGTCCATTGTTTTGAACCGGACTGCAGTATCAGCTGATTATCCTGCCAATGAACCGCCCGTATTCCCAATGATAAATGCGCTCCGGCCTGAACCGCGGAATCGGCTAAGTACTTATCCCACAGACAGCGATTCAATATGTAACCGGGTGCTTTGATTTGGTTTGCCAGCACTCCCTGGATAAAGGTCCGCATCCCGTCTATCGGCTGGGCAATATCCTGAGGCCGGATTGCAGCATGCTGTTTCAGGATTCGCGGGACAAATTCGGCACATTGCACTTTTGCCCCGACCGCGTTAACCTGATCAACCAAAAGCACCGCTAAGCCCGCCTGGGCCAGGATGCGCGCTGCCGTACTCCCCGCCGGCCCTGCGCCGACAACTGCAGCATCGTATGTCTCTTTCAGCATGACACCACAGCAGCCTTCCCGGTGATTGGCCGGCCGCCGCCTGCTTTTGCCCGTTCCACCGCCAGCCAAACGGCAGCAATAAAATCTTCCGCCGCTACGCCGGGGATCTCCGCCGCTGAGCCGGCAAAAAAGTCATGAATCCGCCAGCTGATTATTGCCCGATCAATCGGCGTATTTTTTAAAGCGGTTTCCAGGTCATTCACCATTCTGGCCGGATAGGCAAAGAAGTCGCCGGTTATGATGACATATTTAATCACCTGAATCTTGTCATCCAGCCGCATTTGAATCCGGATCAAACCGCCGGGCGCCTTGTAACTGGCCAAACAGTCAAGAGTATTTACGACACGGCTGTCCGTTCCGTAAATCCATTCTTCCGACTGGATATACGGCAGACGCTTCTGAAACATTTCCTGCTCCGCCGCAGTACGTTCCCCGGGATAAAAGGTACATTTCAAGGCTTCCCGCAGCCCGGATAATACCGCCTGCTTGATATCCCTGTGAGCGGGAATATATCCCAGCTGCTTATGCAGAGAAGTCACCCGCTCATCCATGGAGCGAATGGCTTTATCACTCATTTTTTCCACAGGAAAGCGCAACGCTTTTACCATTTCCCGGATATCAAAATCAACTAACAGACTGCATTGAAACATGAAGGAATGATTTAATTCCGTTCCGCCGCTGCCGGCTATCTTTTGACCTTTAATTTCAATATCATTAAAAGGACGATACGCAGCCGCCAATCCCAGTTTTTGTAGTCCTTTAGCAGTCCCTTCCAGCAAAAGGCGGTACATATCTTCCACCTTCCGGGGAATCCCCGGCGTATTTTTGGCGGCATGCAGCGACCAGCCTAATTCCAGCGGTCCCCAATACAAGCTGCCGCCTCCGGTAATTCTCCGGTTAATATCCAAGCCATGTTCCCGGCAATAAGGAACATTTACTTCCAAATAAACATTTTGATGCCGTCCTACCAGAGTGCAGGGCTTAAATTGGAGAAAACGCAGCGTATTGGGAATCAACCCTTCGCTATGAGCCTTCACAATGACTTCGTCCAACGCCATATGCTCCGCTGCTGTAAACGGCGCCGAATCCAGCACCCGGAAGGCGAGATCTTGCTGCGGCTTAGGCATCTTGTTTCAGTTCCTCCGTCAGCCAGTCCGACAACTGGTTTATCGTCATAAGCTCAGTCATATCCAGGGATTCGCTCGGCTCAATCTCGGCAAACCAGTTGGAATAGGGCGATTTGCCGATACTGCCGGGTTGCTTGACAACTTCATCATTCACCTGGACAATCCGGCCGCTGACGGGAGCGTAAATACGTCCGACCCATTTGCCCGCTTCCAGCGAGCCGCAGCCGCTGCCTTTTTCCACTACCGCTCCTGCCTCCGGCAGCGCTAGATACAGCACATCGCCGGTTATCGCCAAACCGTAAGGTGTTAAGCCAAAACGTATTTTGTTGTCCAGATTGGCTATCCACTGATTATGCCGGTCATACAGCAAATCTTCGGGAAAGTCCCAATCGCCAATTCTTACCATGATGTACTCCAACTCCTTACTCTAAATCATTATCAGCCGGCTAATCTTCTACTGCCATCCATAAAAGTTCAGTCACATCCATAACCTGCAAGGGAATTTTCTCTTTCCGGGCTGCCTTTTCCAGCATCTGTTCGCACTGCTGGCAGGCCGACACGAGAATATTCGCCTTTGTTTCCGCCGCTTCCGCGATTCGCTTACCGGCAATGGCATCCGCCAGTTTGCTGTCAGCTCCCTGAAGATTGCCGCCGCCGCCGCAGCAGGTGGAATCCATACCGTGGGTAGGCATCTCCACAAAGGTAATGCCCGGTATACTGCGGATAATCTGACGCGGCGGCTCAAACACCCCGCTGTTGCGTCCCAAATCGCAGGGATCGTGATAAGTTACTGTTTCTTCCAGTTCGTTAGGCACCAGCCGTCCCGCCTGCAGAAGTTCTGCCAGATACTCGGTGACGTGAGCCACCCGGAATCCCAGTTCTTTCCCCATAATCTTCGGATAAACATGGCTCCAGGTATGGTAACAGGAAGAGCAGCTGGTAACCAAAGTCTTGATTCCCATTTTTTGTATCGTTTCCACATTATGCCGGACAAATTCTTCTATTTCCCCAGCGGCTCCCGCTGCCAGCAGAGGAAAGCCGCAGCACCATTCTTCCCCGCCCATGGTGGTGAAATTCACTTCGGCTTTCTGCAGCAGTTGGACTACGGCAACCGGAATCTGCGCTGCCCGGGGAAAAAAGGAGGATACGCAGCCGACAAAATACGCCACCTCAGCCCCCGGCTCCTGATCCAGGTTTTCCGGCACTTCGTCCATATCTTCCGCCCAGTCCAGCCGGGTAACATTAGCAAAATTAGTAATATTTTTTTTATCCTTTAAGTTTGATACAATGGCAGTATACGCTTGCGGTGCCACTCCCTGCTCCACCAGCTTGCCGCGCAGTTCCTGCCAGAAAGTCTGCAAATCAATTCTGGCCGCACAATTTTTCGTACAGGCGCCGCACATGGTACATTGGGTGATCCGTTTGGCAAATTCGGGGCTGATCTTATCTCTTTGCTGCCGGGCGAAGATTTCTCTTGCCTGAGAAATCTTTCCCCGGGGCGTCGCCGATTCCCAGCCGATTTCCCTGAATGTGGGACATTCGGAACGGCAGCTGCCACATCGTCCGCAAATCAGGGATTCTTCGGCTAATGTTTTATAAAAGCTGTTTGCACTCATGCCTGACTCCTCCCTTTGTAGAACAATCTGGTTGCTGCCAGTAAATCCATGCCGATATTATAAAACGGCGGCGTCAAAAACAGCGGGGACTGATACAGTTTGCCAGGATTCATAATATTGAGAGGATCAAGCTGCTGCTTGCGGCGGCGCAATTCCGCCAGCTGGCTTTTATTGTAACTGCGATGCAGGTAAGGCGTGTTCCACAGGCCAGTACCGTAAGGCGATGCGCCATATCGGGCGCCGATGTCATGCAGTTTCTTTACCAGAGCCAAGCCCTGCAAATATCCTACCGTATCCCGTTCGTCGGCATTAAACATCGTCATAATCATAACGTGGCTGGAAGTAACGACATGACCATAGGTTTTCAGGCCCAGATGCTGACTGTTATCATAGTCTGCGGCGGATTGCAGATAAGCTGCCAGCTTGTTAATCGGCAGCAGCAATTCAGCGCCCAGCAGAGAAGGTGCTTCCCGTTTTAACAGCAGCGAAAAAAAGCGGTTTTCCCATTCTTCCGCCGCCGCTTCACTTCGATCAGCGGCACCTGCTGCCGACAAGCATTCGAAGTATCCTTTTCTGGCAGCTTCGGTGGCCGCTTTTGTTCCATCGGCGTCAAAGGCAACCGTATAGACCTGAGATGCCTCTTTATCGGCCATTCCATGGCGATAACGCAGGGCGTTACACTCCGGATCACTGAAATGGAGATTAAAGGGCAGACTGGGCAATTGAACAACCTGCTCAATAAACCGCTGTGTATCCGCGGCATTGGCGCATTCGGCCAAGCCGTGCCATTCCTGCTCCGGCAGCGGCCGGACTCTGAGCTCGATTTCCGTCATAAGCCCTAAAGTTCCTTCCGATCCGGCCAGCCAGGAAAGCGGAACCTTGCTGGTTGTTGTCAGATTCTGAACGCTGCCGTCCGGCAATACTGTCCGGGCGCCAATCACCTGATTGATCAACGGGCCGAATTTCAGACTGCCGATCCCATAGCCCATCATGGCCAGCCAGCCGCCGACTGTCGCCGCCGGTGCACTGCTGGGATAGGAGCAGACCGACAATTCCTGCCGATTCAAGTCCCGCTCCAAATCTCTCCAGACCGTACCGGCCGCCACCTTGACGGTATTATTTCCCCCGTCGACTGAGCGCAACCCTTTCAGTTCATTCATATCCAGTAAAATTCCGTTTTTAGCACATACGGTATTAAAGTATACGGTTGAGCCGCCCGCCCGACCGGTAACCGGAATCCGTTCCT
Above is a genomic segment from Veillonellales bacterium containing:
- a CDS encoding (Fe-S)-binding protein — translated: MSANSFYKTLAEESLICGRCGSCRSECPTFREIGWESATPRGKISQAREIFARQQRDKISPEFAKRITQCTMCGACTKNCAARIDLQTFWQELRGKLVEQGVAPQAYTAIVSNLKDKKNITNFANVTRLDWAEDMDEVPENLDQEPGAEVAYFVGCVSSFFPRAAQIPVAVVQLLQKAEVNFTTMGGEEWCCGFPLLAAGAAGEIEEFVRHNVETIQKMGIKTLVTSCSSCYHTWSHVYPKIMGKELGFRVAHVTEYLAELLQAGRLVPNELEETVTYHDPCDLGRNSGVFEPPRQIIRSIPGITFVEMPTHGMDSTCCGGGGNLQGADSKLADAIAGKRIAEAAETKANILVSACQQCEQMLEKAARKEKIPLQVMDVTELLWMAVED
- a CDS encoding FAD-binding oxidoreductase, with translation MSAKVCQSLKEMLGERATDELFERQFYERDLAPVPDFLVNPMAKTMPDIVVRPNSVEEVAAIVKMAAQERIPVTGRAGGSTVYFNTVCAKNGILLDMNELKGLRSVDGGNNTVKVAAGTVWRDLERDLNRQELSVCSYPSSAPAATVGGWLAMMGYGIGSLKFGPLINQVIGARTVLPDGSVQNLTTTSKVPLSWLAGSEGTLGLMTEIELRVRPLPEQEWHGLAECANAADTQRFIEQVVQLPSLPFNLHFSDPECNALRYRHGMADKEASQVYTVAFDADGTKAATEAARKGYFECLSAAGAADRSEAAAEEWENRFFSLLLKREAPSLLGAELLLPINKLAAYLQSAADYDNSQHLGLKTYGHVVTSSHVMIMTMFNADERDTVGYLQGLALVKKLHDIGARYGASPYGTGLWNTPYLHRSYNKSQLAELRRRKQQLDPLNIMNPGKLYQSPLFLTPPFYNIGMDLLAATRLFYKGRSQA